In the Gammaproteobacteria bacterium genome, GGCGGTGTGAAACATTTCCTTAAAATGAAACAAACCATTCCTGAAAGAATTTCAGAACCGGACAAAACTTACTTTGCCTTGGCAGCATATAATATTGGTTATGGAAACCTAGAAAAAGCGAGAGTCATTACTCAAATGAATGGCAAAAACCCGGATATTTGGGAAGATGTCAAAGAACATTTACCAGAATTGAATGATATGGATGGATTTAATGTCGATGGTAAAACGGCGGTTAGATATGTTGAAAACATCCGTGTTTATCAAAAATTGTTACAATGGAAACAACAAATATAGAAATGTTTATTAACTATTTATTCAAGCTAGAATTAATGATAGAATCTTTTCAGTTTGACAGTGTTATAAAAAATGAGCTTTGAAATAGGACATGCTACACATACCGGAATTAAAAGAGATCACAATGAGGATACTTATGGTGTGGGTGAAAACATCTGGATGGTCGCTGATGGTATGGGAGGTCATGATCATGGTGAATTAGCCAGTGCAATGGCGCGTGATTCAATATTACATCATTATCAATCCGGAGAAAGCCTTAAGGATTGTATTATTCACTCTAATCAAACAATCATTGATAGCTCCTACGAAAGAGGTGGCGACTTGCCGATGGGAACAACGGTTGTTATTCTAACTGTTAGAGGTCATAAATTTTATGCGGCATGGGTGGGCGATAGTCGGATTTATAAGTTAAGAAACGGTAAATTATCCCCAGTATCAACTGATCACTCTTATGTTCAGGAATTGGTTGACCAAAAACTAATAACGGAACAACAAGCAAGAACGCATCCTCACCGCAATGTCGTCACACAGGCATTGGGTGTAACCGATAATTCAGAAATTCATATTTCTCTGGCGGAAGGAGATTTACTTTCAGGTGATAAATTTTTGCTATGCAGCGATGGATTAACAGAAGAAGTCGAGGATAGCATTATTGAGGAAATCATGTCTAAGCCGATACATCCTCAGGAAATTACCGATCATCTCATGGTTGCAGCCTTGAAAGGTGGCGGATCGGACAATATTACTGTTCTTGTAATTGAAAATAAAGATTAATCTGATTTTCTAATTTTTTGAATTTTATTCCAATCTGTTCTGGTGTTTACATTGTAAAATATTTCACTTTCTATTGAATGCTGGATTGACTTGGCATTAAGTTGTTTAAATAAATTTTGAATTGATAACTTGTCACTTTCTATTAATGATTTCATCTTTTGCCTGTTTTCAAGTGAGTTTTTGATTGTAAAAGGAAAGACTTGACCAGAAAAGTAGGAGATATCGTATTTTGCTGACATCTTCATCAATTCCAAGACCACATCAACCGTGAGTAGAGGCATGTCAACCGGAATAAAAAGTAAATAATCGGATTGAATTTCTTCCATACAAGTCAAAATGCCACCTAAAGGGCCTTTGTTTTTATATTTGTCGACAATACCGCTTTGACCACTAACTTGTATTTTATTGATACCTGATTTTTGAAGCAAATCTAAAGAATTTTGCAGAAATGTTTTTGAGTTGAATATCAATTCAGACTTATTTTCACCCATGCGAAGAGACTGTCCGCCGCAAAGAACTACACCACAATAATCAACGTTTATAGAATTTTTCATTACTGAAATATTATAAAAGTCAGGTACGATGTTTGGGAAGTATTTTAATTTGAATTATAATTTACCTGCTTATTTTTCTAATTTAAATTATGTCTCATAAACAATCTATGCCATTTAAACCATTGAATATTGTTATCCATACTGTGAGTGACACTCGCACCGAAGAAGATGATAAATCAGGTGCTGTTCTTAAGGAGCGACTTATACAATCTGGACATCGCTTGGTTGAAAAATTAATTACCAAGGATGATGTTTTTCATATTCGTAAAGTGGTGAGTGATTGGATTTTCAGAGATGATGTTGATGTGATACTTATCACCGGGGGAACCGGTTTCACTATTCGAGACAATACGCCTCAAGCTGTTGAACCTTTATTAATTAAAAAAGTGGACGGATTCGGTGAATTGTTTAGACAGATTTCTTATGGTGAAATCGGAACTTCAACGCTGCAGAGCAGAGCTTTGGCCGGAATTTCCAATGCCACTCTGGTGGTTTGTATGCCTGGTTCACCAAATGCTTGCAAAACCGTTTGGGATAAAATTCTTGTCGAACAACTCGATGCCAGTCACCGTCCGTGTAATTTTGTTGAGCATTTAGCAAAGAACTCAAGTAAATAATAAAACGTCCTGTCGCCCTGAACTCGTTTCAGGGTCAATCTAATTTTTTATAGAGTCAATATTAATATCTACATTTGTTTCTTGTCTGAGTGGAATTGTTTGCTCAGAAGACAATAAATCACCTTTCTGAGCCATAGCATTACCGCTAAAGCTGATTCTTGCACCAATGACCACCTCTTTGAATTCACTTAATTTTCGATTCGGTTGTAAATTTTGAGCATCACTCATTGAAATATTCATTGGGAAATCAGAAAGTTGTATCGTTTTCTTTATTACAGCAATTGGCATTGGCATACCTTGTGTTTCTTTGGTGTAAATGTAGAGTAGTGCTTCTTTTCCTTGTAACTGGGATTTCAACGACTCAGAAATATCAACCGTTGCAGTGATTAGAGTTTCATAAACAGGTTCTTCAATGAGCGGCATATCCAGTTTAGAACGAATGTCATTTAATTGCTCAGCAAGTTGCTTTTTCGCACCTTCATCACTGATCATTTCATACAAACCGGTCCATAACTCAAGTGTTTTTGCATAATCCTGCTTTTCGTAGAATGTCATACCATAAAGCCAGATTGCTTTTTGATTTTGTGGATTGAGTTCATAAGCTTTCGCTAAATACTGTTCGGGTTCTCCCAGAAAAGTTCCTTTGTTGTTTTTTAAAGCAATTGCTTCGGCGAGTTCTGTGAGAATCACTGATTCATTAGGAGCCAACTCATTGGCTTTACTATAAGCTGTGACTGCCTTATCATAATTTTTCATAGAAAACTGAGTTCGTGCCAACAGCATTTGACCATCAATATCATCCGGATTTTCTTTGAGCTTTTCTTCCAGTTGAGCAACAGCTTCTTCTAAACTCAT is a window encoding:
- a CDS encoding protein phosphatase 2C domain-containing protein, coding for MSFEIGHATHTGIKRDHNEDTYGVGENIWMVADGMGGHDHGELASAMARDSILHHYQSGESLKDCIIHSNQTIIDSSYERGGDLPMGTTVVILTVRGHKFYAAWVGDSRIYKLRNGKLSPVSTDHSYVQELVDQKLITEQQARTHPHRNVVTQALGVTDNSEIHISLAEGDLLSGDKFLLCSDGLTEEVEDSIIEEIMSKPIHPQEITDHLMVAALKGGGSDNITVLVIENKD
- a CDS encoding molybdenum cofactor guanylyltransferase — protein: MKNSINVDYCGVVLCGGQSLRMGENKSELIFNSKTFLQNSLDLLQKSGINKIQVSGQSGIVDKYKNKGPLGGILTCMEEIQSDYLLFIPVDMPLLTVDVVLELMKMSAKYDISYFSGQVFPFTIKNSLENRQKMKSLIESDKLSIQNLFKQLNAKSIQHSIESEIFYNVNTRTDWNKIQKIRKSD
- the moaB gene encoding molybdenum cofactor biosynthesis protein B — encoded protein: MSHKQSMPFKPLNIVIHTVSDTRTEEDDKSGAVLKERLIQSGHRLVEKLITKDDVFHIRKVVSDWIFRDDVDVILITGGTGFTIRDNTPQAVEPLLIKKVDGFGELFRQISYGEIGTSTLQSRALAGISNATLVVCMPGSPNACKTVWDKILVEQLDASHRPCNFVEHLAKNSSK
- a CDS encoding tetratricopeptide repeat protein, which translates into the protein MTLQTYLIFFGIGIVGIFLFWLFYKGTSNDSLQAQKYLIKKIKDKSISADDRKDYETKLAHVLQKEENNSFKLIAVILLLALPLSIYFYTQRGTPQAMTTNIAQQNSQQPQMSLEEAVAQLEEKLKENPDDIDGQMLLARTQFSMKNYDKAVTAYSKANELAPNESVILTELAEAIALKNNKGTFLGEPEQYLAKAYELNPQNQKAIWLYGMTFYEKQDYAKTLELWTGLYEMISDEGAKKQLAEQLNDIRSKLDMPLIEEPVYETLITATVDISESLKSQLQGKEALLYIYTKETQGMPMPIAVIKKTIQLSDFPMNISMSDAQNLQPNRKLSEFKEVVIGARISFSGNAMAQKGDLLSSEQTIPLRQETNVDINIDSIKN